The following coding sequences lie in one Streptomyces albofaciens JCM 4342 genomic window:
- a CDS encoding tetratricopeptide repeat protein produces MTEQHPMVARAEVLVDLGRYDEAKTVLAARLQEDPQDLWALLELARCHLAGKETDRAVEVTGQALELAPQDYAALHMRARALRQASRMEETGAVLREAIRVDPLRWTAYGTLAEIQPWLSDGDRQEGLRLGLEAVRLAPEEPRAYESLYKAALIANDQECARQTLVTLRRLDPTNPLAVVLQTDSAANAPGVKAAQAADLYADALGTVPDSPWLRSALDGATYRLLRGTRWLALACVAGAGAMLDLFPQDGKVPRDLPVSLGQRLWMLVPMAAIWGFGALLRYRRLRTGAQLNVRSLIRRGRWSRIVLAQAVWSMLCALLLSQVPWADRTVPQVLFWAGIVPTLATVLFDRKMRK; encoded by the coding sequence GTGACGGAACAGCATCCGATGGTGGCCCGTGCCGAGGTGCTCGTCGACCTCGGCCGGTACGACGAGGCCAAGACCGTACTCGCCGCCCGGCTCCAGGAGGACCCGCAGGATCTGTGGGCGCTGCTGGAGCTCGCGCGCTGTCACCTGGCCGGCAAGGAGACCGACCGGGCCGTGGAGGTGACCGGGCAGGCGCTGGAGCTGGCGCCGCAGGACTACGCCGCCCTCCACATGCGGGCGCGGGCCCTGCGGCAGGCGAGCCGTATGGAGGAGACGGGCGCCGTGCTGCGGGAGGCGATACGCGTCGATCCGCTCCGCTGGACCGCCTACGGGACGCTCGCCGAGATCCAGCCGTGGCTGTCCGACGGCGACCGGCAGGAGGGGCTGCGCCTGGGCCTGGAGGCGGTACGGCTCGCCCCCGAGGAGCCGAGAGCGTACGAGTCGCTCTACAAGGCCGCACTCATCGCGAACGACCAGGAGTGCGCGCGGCAGACGCTCGTCACGCTGCGCCGGCTGGACCCGACGAACCCGCTGGCCGTGGTGTTGCAGACGGACAGCGCCGCCAACGCGCCGGGCGTGAAGGCCGCGCAGGCGGCGGACCTGTATGCCGACGCGCTCGGCACCGTCCCCGACTCGCCCTGGCTGCGCAGCGCCCTGGACGGCGCGACGTACCGGCTGCTGCGCGGCACCCGCTGGCTGGCGCTGGCGTGCGTGGCCGGGGCGGGCGCCATGCTCGACCTCTTCCCCCAGGACGGGAAGGTGCCCCGGGACCTGCCGGTGTCGCTCGGCCAGCGGCTCTGGATGCTGGTGCCGATGGCGGCGATCTGGGGCTTCGGGGCGCTGCTGCGGTACCGACGCCTGCGTACGGGGGCGCAGTTGAACGTACGGTCGCTGATCCGCCGGGGCCGCTGGTCCCGCATCGTGCTGGCCCAGGCGGTCTGGTCGATGCTGTGCGCGCTGCTGCTCTCGCAGGTGCCGTGGGCGGACCGTACGGTCCCGCAGGTGCTGTTCTGGGCGGGCATCGTGCCGACGCTGGCGACGGTGCTTTTCGACCGGAAGATGCGCAAGTAG
- a CDS encoding ATP-binding protein — MSEESALVRSLRGAVAAAPEDVPLRLHLAELLLEAGQRDAAITEVAIALQHAPGDEKARELMGRAMGTPAPALQTSAPAQQTSAPAQQTPAPAQQGPAPAQQAPSPARQSPTPGRQSPATGFDWQAAEGQVRDVVPPRFVESPLRADGNDDPGGADAWEVDAPGTVRLADVGGMQDVKDRLEAAFLAPMRNPELRKLYGKSLRGGLLLYGPPGCGKTFIARAVAGELGAAFLSVSVNDVLDMWIGNSERNMHEIFATARRQAPCVVFLDELDALGGKRSRTQHSGMRNTVNQLLTELDGIDAQANEGVFVLAATNLPWDVDLALRRPGRLDRTLLVLPPDAPAREAILRYHLKDRPIENVDLGKLAKATEGLSGADLAHVCESAAETALLDSARTGTVRMIGMKDLLGAAKAVMPSTEAWFSSARNVAMFANEGGTYDDLLAYLKKRRKL, encoded by the coding sequence ATGTCAGAGGAATCGGCGCTGGTTCGGAGTTTGCGCGGGGCCGTCGCGGCGGCGCCGGAGGATGTGCCGCTGCGGTTGCACCTGGCGGAGCTGCTGCTGGAGGCGGGGCAGCGTGACGCGGCCATCACCGAGGTCGCCATCGCGTTGCAGCATGCCCCCGGGGACGAGAAGGCCCGGGAGCTGATGGGCCGGGCCATGGGGACGCCCGCCCCAGCCCTGCAAACGTCCGCCCCAGCCCAGCAAACGTCCGCCCCAGCCCAGCAAACGCCCGCCCCAGCCCAGCAAGGTCCCGCCCCCGCTCAGCAGGCGCCCTCTCCGGCTCGACAATCACCCACCCCGGGCCGGCAATCCCCCGCCACCGGCTTCGACTGGCAGGCTGCCGAGGGTCAGGTGCGCGACGTCGTACCGCCGCGCTTCGTGGAGAGCCCGCTGCGTGCGGACGGAAACGACGACCCCGGTGGCGCGGACGCCTGGGAGGTGGACGCGCCGGGTACCGTGCGGCTGGCGGATGTCGGCGGGATGCAGGACGTCAAGGACCGGCTGGAGGCCGCCTTCCTCGCGCCGATGCGCAATCCCGAGCTGCGCAAGCTGTACGGCAAGAGCCTGCGCGGCGGGCTGCTGCTGTACGGGCCGCCGGGCTGCGGCAAGACCTTCATCGCCCGTGCGGTGGCCGGGGAGCTGGGCGCCGCCTTCCTGTCCGTGTCGGTCAACGACGTGCTCGACATGTGGATCGGCAACTCCGAGCGCAACATGCACGAGATCTTCGCGACGGCCCGCCGCCAGGCGCCGTGCGTGGTCTTCCTCGACGAGCTGGACGCGCTCGGCGGCAAGCGCAGCCGTACGCAGCACAGCGGCATGCGCAACACGGTCAATCAGCTGCTGACCGAGCTGGACGGTATCGACGCGCAGGCCAACGAGGGCGTCTTCGTGCTGGCGGCCACCAACCTGCCCTGGGACGTGGACCTTGCCCTGCGCCGGCCCGGCCGCCTGGACCGCACCCTGCTCGTGCTGCCCCCGGACGCGCCCGCGCGCGAGGCGATCCTGCGCTACCACCTGAAGGACCGGCCCATCGAGAACGTCGACCTGGGCAAGCTGGCCAAGGCCACCGAGGGTCTCTCCGGCGCCGATCTGGCCCATGTCTGCGAGAGCGCCGCCGAGACCGCGCTGCTGGACTCGGCCCGTACCGGCACGGTCCGCATGATCGGCATGAAGGACCTGCTGGGCGCGGCGAAGGCGGTGATGCCCTCGACCGAGGCGTGGTTCTCGTCCGCGCGGAACGTGGCGATGTTCGCCAACGAGGGCGGTACGTACGACGACCTGCTCGCGTACCTGAAGAAGCGGCGGAAGCTGTGA
- a CDS encoding D-alanyl-D-alanine carboxypeptidase family protein: MTAKVLTYRAAALAGGTLLAFSPLTAQAAQAAPAAQAPHAASTARIPARIPVQIPARTVPAVAAKGAVLVDGTNGTTLFGKEADTARPIASTAKIMAASVVLETEGVDLERQVPVKQAYRDYVTRHGSSTADLQTGDKLTVRQLLYATLLPSGADAAYALADTFGTGATEAERTASFISRLNAKAAELHLTHTRFDSFDGGGTDTSTPAELAKLARHAMKSDTFRTIVKSKQYKGEAPAANGRTRYYTWNNTNQLLGSYNGVIGIKTGTTTPAGDCLVFAATRDGKTLVGTVLNSKDRYADAAKLLDHGFGANTAKTLKLRTLPANTQRD, encoded by the coding sequence GTGACTGCCAAAGTCCTGACTTACCGCGCGGCGGCCCTCGCCGGCGGCACTCTGCTGGCCTTCTCTCCACTGACCGCCCAGGCGGCCCAGGCAGCCCCGGCGGCCCAGGCCCCACACGCCGCGTCGACCGCCCGGATCCCCGCCCGGATCCCCGTCCAGATCCCCGCCCGGACCGTACCGGCCGTCGCCGCCAAGGGCGCCGTCCTCGTGGACGGCACGAACGGCACCACCCTCTTCGGCAAGGAAGCCGACACCGCCCGCCCCATAGCCAGCACCGCCAAGATCATGGCCGCGTCCGTGGTCCTGGAGACCGAGGGCGTCGATCTGGAGCGACAGGTCCCCGTCAAGCAGGCCTACCGCGACTACGTCACCCGGCACGGCTCCAGCACCGCCGACCTCCAGACCGGCGACAAGCTCACCGTCCGCCAGCTGCTCTACGCGACCCTCCTGCCCTCCGGCGCCGACGCCGCCTACGCCCTCGCCGACACCTTCGGCACCGGCGCCACCGAAGCCGAACGCACCGCGTCCTTCATCTCCCGGCTGAACGCCAAGGCCGCCGAACTCCACCTCACCCACACCAGGTTCGACTCCTTCGACGGCGGCGGCACCGACACCAGCACCCCGGCCGAACTCGCGAAGCTGGCCCGGCACGCCATGAAGAGCGACACGTTCCGCACGATCGTCAAGTCCAAGCAGTACAAGGGCGAGGCCCCCGCCGCCAACGGCCGCACCCGCTACTACACCTGGAACAACACCAACCAGCTGCTCGGCTCGTACAACGGCGTCATCGGCATCAAGACCGGCACCACCACCCCGGCCGGCGACTGCCTCGTCTTCGCCGCCACCCGCGACGGCAAGACCCTCGTCGGGACCGTCCTCAACAGCAAGGACCGCTACGCCGACGCCGCCAAGCTCCTGGACCACGGCTTCGGCGCGAACACCGCGAAAACCCTGAAACTCCGCACCCTCCCCGCGAACACCCAGCGGGACTGA
- a CDS encoding MFS transporter, whose amino-acid sequence MSLTDLNRAGLSADRGAEASARRKLPLAALLALATAVFITSLTETLPAGLLPAMSGDLGVGESAAGQTVTVYALGTVLTAIPLSAATARLRRRKLLLTTVLGFAVANTVTALSPYYPLTMVARFAAGVAAGLAWALLAGYARRMAPPHLQGKAIAVAMAGIPVALSLGVPAGTFVGKVVGWQAAFLVMTGLTVVLLGWILAAVPDYPGQRAGAGGGPSMTGTLKVPGVAPVLVVTLVFVLAHTVLYTYVTTFLDHLGMGGQADVVLLVFGGASVVSIWVVGALISRWLRVLMTAGTLLVGVAGVVLALLAGTPALVYVAVVLWGLGWGGAPTLLQTAAGDAGGERADAAQAMLVTLWNVAMAGGGVVGGLLLDRLGTASLPWSVPILLAPVLVVVLAARAHGFPARRSAG is encoded by the coding sequence ATGTCACTCACGGATCTGAACAGGGCGGGCCTGTCGGCCGACCGCGGCGCCGAGGCGTCAGCGCGACGGAAGCTTCCGCTGGCGGCGCTGCTCGCGCTGGCGACCGCCGTATTCATCACCAGCCTGACCGAGACGCTGCCGGCCGGGCTGCTGCCCGCGATGAGCGGTGACCTGGGCGTCGGCGAGTCGGCCGCCGGTCAGACGGTGACCGTGTACGCCCTCGGCACCGTCCTCACGGCGATACCGCTGTCCGCCGCCACCGCCCGTCTACGCCGCCGGAAGCTGCTGCTGACCACGGTGCTCGGCTTCGCCGTCGCCAACACGGTGACCGCGCTCTCCCCTTACTACCCGCTGACCATGGTGGCCCGTTTCGCCGCGGGCGTCGCCGCCGGGCTGGCCTGGGCGCTGCTCGCCGGCTACGCGCGGCGGATGGCCCCGCCGCATCTCCAGGGCAAGGCCATCGCGGTGGCCATGGCCGGCATTCCCGTCGCGCTGTCGCTCGGCGTGCCCGCCGGGACGTTCGTCGGCAAGGTCGTCGGCTGGCAGGCGGCCTTCCTCGTCATGACCGGGCTGACCGTCGTGCTGCTGGGCTGGATCCTGGCCGCCGTTCCCGACTATCCCGGGCAGCGCGCGGGAGCGGGCGGCGGGCCCTCGATGACCGGAACGCTCAAGGTGCCCGGGGTCGCTCCGGTTCTGGTGGTCACCCTCGTCTTCGTCCTCGCCCACACCGTCCTCTACACCTACGTCACCACCTTCCTCGACCACCTGGGGATGGGCGGTCAGGCCGACGTGGTGTTGCTGGTCTTCGGAGGGGCCTCGGTGGTGAGCATCTGGGTCGTCGGTGCGCTGATCAGCCGCTGGCTGCGGGTGCTCATGACGGCCGGCACGCTGCTGGTCGGGGTCGCCGGCGTCGTACTGGCCCTGCTCGCCGGCACCCCCGCGCTGGTGTACGTGGCGGTGGTGCTGTGGGGTCTCGGCTGGGGCGGTGCGCCGACCCTGTTGCAGACGGCGGCGGGTGACGCCGGGGGCGAACGGGCCGACGCCGCACAGGCCATGCTGGTCACCCTGTGGAACGTGGCCATGGCGGGCGGGGGCGTGGTCGGCGGCCTCCTGCTGGACAGGCTCGGCACCGCGTCACTTCCCTGGAGCGTGCCGATTCTTCTGGCTCCGGTGCTGGTCGTGGTCCTCGCAGCCCGTGCGCACGGCTTTCCCGCCCGTCGTAGCGCCGGTTGA
- a CDS encoding MerR family transcriptional regulator: MRIGELAERTGTSRRMLRYYEEQGLIASQRCANGYRDYDELCVDRVQQVRGLLDAGLPTQTIRRILPCLGPPGRIDIPNPTPETLALLERECERMTRRIDHLTRNRDAMRAYVARVRADTPPANEQGPGLRPGP; the protein is encoded by the coding sequence ATGCGCATCGGAGAACTGGCGGAACGCACCGGTACGTCGCGGCGCATGCTCCGTTACTACGAGGAGCAGGGACTGATCGCGTCCCAGCGGTGCGCCAACGGCTACCGCGACTACGACGAGCTCTGCGTGGACCGCGTCCAGCAGGTGCGCGGGCTGCTGGACGCCGGGCTGCCGACCCAGACGATCCGGCGGATCCTGCCCTGCCTCGGCCCGCCCGGCCGGATCGACATCCCGAACCCGACCCCGGAGACGCTCGCCCTGCTGGAGCGCGAGTGCGAACGCATGACCCGCCGAATCGACCACCTGACCCGAAACCGCGACGCCATGCGGGCATACGTGGCCCGGGTCCGCGCCGATACGCCACCGGCCAACGAACAAGGCCCAGGTCTGCGACCTGGGCCTTAA
- a CDS encoding ATP-binding protein produces MHEYTSRVQVWGLSCPGSPEEVSRARRWTRDILRDSPLAEDAELIVSELSSNAILHTASGRNSGSFHLSLSVTPQVIALSVTDDGGAGTIPKVEDQDEEAEHGRGLGMVNAIAHRVVVHSSQGAHTVTAELFTSNRPGAHPC; encoded by the coding sequence ATGCACGAGTATACGAGTAGAGTCCAGGTCTGGGGGCTCAGTTGCCCAGGTTCCCCGGAAGAGGTGAGCCGGGCCCGCCGATGGACCCGCGACATACTGCGCGATTCCCCGCTGGCCGAGGACGCCGAGCTGATCGTGAGCGAGCTGAGCTCGAACGCGATCCTCCACACCGCCAGCGGGCGGAACTCCGGCAGCTTCCACCTGTCCCTCTCAGTCACCCCGCAGGTCATCGCCCTGTCGGTCACCGACGACGGCGGCGCAGGCACGATCCCGAAGGTCGAGGACCAGGACGAGGAGGCCGAGCACGGCCGCGGGCTCGGCATGGTCAACGCGATCGCCCACCGAGTGGTGGTCCACAGCAGTCAGGGCGCCCACACCGTCACCGCAGAACTCTTCACGAGCAACCGACCAGGAGCCCACCCATGCTGA
- a CDS encoding NUDIX hydrolase gives MSVAGVIVDDQGRALLIKRRDNGHWEPPGGVLEREETIPEALQREVLEETGIKIELPATLTGVYKNMTGLIVSLVFRCRAADGTPTTGDETRALRWATREEVTELADEAYAIRVLDALDATTPPAVRAHDGVKLV, from the coding sequence GTGAGCGTCGCCGGAGTCATCGTTGACGACCAGGGCCGGGCTCTCCTGATCAAGCGGCGCGACAACGGTCACTGGGAACCGCCGGGCGGAGTCCTCGAACGCGAGGAAACCATCCCGGAAGCCCTTCAGCGCGAAGTGCTCGAAGAAACCGGCATCAAGATCGAGCTTCCGGCAACCTTGACCGGCGTCTACAAGAACATGACGGGCTTGATCGTTTCTCTGGTCTTCCGCTGTCGGGCCGCCGACGGCACCCCCACCACCGGGGACGAAACCCGCGCGCTGCGGTGGGCCACCCGCGAAGAAGTCACCGAACTTGCCGACGAGGCTTACGCGATCCGCGTCCTGGACGCGCTCGACGCCACTACCCCGCCGGCCGTCCGCGCCCACGACGGCGTGAAACTCGTCTAG
- a CDS encoding GntR family transcriptional regulator, whose protein sequence is MTSLPSVLGALDPTSDRAVFRQIADQLREAIDRGRFKEGEKLPSEAELVEHYGVSRMTVRNSFSVLQGEGLVHAEHGKGVFVRPRPPVRRLASDRFARRHREQGKSAFIVEADAVGSHPKVDGLEVKEEKASQDISARLGSVRRVLARRRRYLLDGRPVEFATSYLPLDIARGTQIAEPNPGPGGIYARLEELGHHLDHFEEEIRARMPSPAEVKTLQLASGVPVIHLIRTAYDTEKRAVEVCDTVMAADAYVLSYQLPAT, encoded by the coding sequence GTGACGTCTCTTCCGAGCGTTCTTGGCGCTCTCGACCCCACGAGTGATCGTGCGGTCTTTCGACAGATCGCCGATCAACTGCGAGAGGCCATTGATCGCGGGCGCTTCAAAGAGGGGGAAAAGCTGCCCTCGGAAGCTGAACTTGTCGAGCACTACGGGGTATCCCGTATGACGGTGCGGAACTCCTTCTCGGTCCTTCAGGGGGAGGGCCTGGTCCATGCCGAGCACGGCAAGGGCGTCTTCGTCCGGCCGCGCCCGCCCGTCCGGCGCCTCGCCTCCGATCGGTTCGCCCGGCGCCACCGCGAGCAGGGGAAGTCCGCGTTCATCGTGGAGGCCGATGCCGTCGGGAGCCATCCGAAGGTGGATGGTCTGGAGGTCAAGGAGGAGAAAGCCAGTCAGGACATCTCTGCCCGGCTCGGCTCCGTGCGGCGCGTGCTTGCCCGGCGGCGCCGCTATCTGCTTGACGGCCGGCCGGTTGAGTTCGCCACCTCCTACCTGCCGCTCGACATCGCCCGCGGTACCCAAATCGCCGAGCCCAACCCCGGCCCCGGCGGCATCTACGCCCGGCTTGAGGAACTGGGCCACCACCTCGACCACTTCGAGGAGGAGATCCGCGCCCGGATGCCCTCACCTGCCGAGGTCAAGACGCTGCAACTGGCGTCCGGTGTCCCCGTGATTCACCTGATTCGCACGGCTTACGACACAGAGAAGCGGGCCGTGGAGGTCTGCGACACGGTGATGGCGGCGGACGCGTACGTCCTCTCCTACCAGCTCCCGGCCACCTGA
- a CDS encoding FtsK/SpoIIIE domain-containing protein: MTDLVTLLEVGGPVAALGGGAAYARTRHPGIYWSTVGLPVSTARLLGSYNSVMEACGLTVAPSRLRVLAVKATTRREVRPVPPRRGIIRPTTTGLRLRLRLAPGQEPADVATSAERLRHAWGVHAVYVTPVKPGVIDLRLVGFDVLRKVRMPRKLPAGLLKVPVALREDATAFVRDYRTVPHGLTLGATLSGKSMYLRHLIAGLARQPVALVGIDCKRGVELAPFAARLSALATDPEQAAALLPVLIEEMEDRYDLIKARQGIAPDTPDEEITSDIWGLPEHERPVPVVLFVDEVAELFLVATKKDEQRRDEMVTQLIRLAQLGRAAGIYLEICGQRFGAELGKGATMLRAQLTGRVCHRVNDEASAKMALGDIAPEAVAAACAIAPEQPGLAVIGDASGGWSRVRTPYLSLAEAAETCHTSAHLAPDLPALQPFRPAVPVRPGKSLAPVVRPQPTTG; encoded by the coding sequence ATGACCGACCTGGTAACGCTTCTGGAGGTAGGTGGTCCCGTCGCCGCACTCGGCGGTGGGGCCGCCTACGCCCGGACACGGCACCCGGGCATCTACTGGTCCACGGTCGGCCTACCGGTCTCAACCGCCCGGCTGCTCGGCTCGTACAACTCGGTCATGGAAGCCTGCGGCCTGACCGTGGCCCCCTCCCGGCTGCGGGTCCTGGCGGTCAAAGCCACTACCCGCCGCGAGGTCCGGCCCGTACCGCCGCGTCGCGGCATCATCCGGCCGACCACGACGGGGTTACGGCTTCGGCTCCGGCTCGCCCCTGGGCAGGAACCCGCCGATGTCGCGACCTCGGCCGAACGGCTGCGCCATGCCTGGGGCGTGCACGCCGTGTACGTGACACCCGTCAAGCCTGGCGTGATCGACCTGCGGCTGGTCGGCTTCGACGTGCTGCGGAAGGTCCGCATGCCGCGCAAGCTCCCGGCTGGGCTGCTGAAGGTCCCGGTGGCGCTGCGGGAGGACGCCACGGCCTTCGTACGGGACTACCGCACCGTGCCGCACGGGCTCACCCTCGGCGCGACGTTGTCAGGCAAGTCCATGTACCTGCGCCACCTCATCGCCGGGCTGGCCCGGCAGCCTGTCGCCCTGGTCGGCATCGACTGCAAGCGGGGCGTGGAGCTGGCGCCGTTCGCGGCCCGCCTCTCGGCGCTGGCCACCGATCCTGAGCAGGCTGCGGCCCTGCTGCCGGTGCTCATCGAGGAGATGGAGGACCGGTACGACCTGATCAAGGCCCGGCAGGGCATCGCCCCGGACACACCGGATGAGGAGATCACCTCGGACATCTGGGGCCTGCCTGAGCATGAACGCCCGGTACCTGTCGTGCTCTTCGTGGACGAGGTGGCGGAACTCTTCCTCGTCGCCACGAAGAAAGACGAACAGCGTCGGGACGAGATGGTCACCCAGCTCATCCGTCTTGCCCAGCTCGGCCGGGCCGCCGGCATCTACCTGGAAATCTGCGGCCAGCGCTTCGGTGCCGAACTGGGCAAGGGGGCGACCATGCTGCGCGCCCAGTTGACCGGCCGCGTCTGCCACCGCGTGAACGATGAAGCCTCCGCGAAGATGGCGTTGGGTGACATCGCGCCCGAAGCGGTCGCCGCCGCCTGTGCCATCGCCCCCGAACAGCCTGGACTCGCCGTGATCGGCGACGCATCCGGCGGCTGGTCCCGCGTCCGTACGCCGTACCTGTCCCTCGCTGAGGCGGCTGAGACCTGCCACACCTCGGCTCACCTGGCCCCCGACCTACCCGCGCTCCAGCCGTTCCGGCCAGCTGTGCCAGTACGGCCGGGCAAGTCCCTGGCCCCGGTCGTACGGCCGCAACCGACGACCGGCTGA
- a CDS encoding DUF2637 domain-containing protein — protein MRALLARVDAVLVQAVIAAALSFAHLHDIASAAGQDGWKAWAYPISVDLLLVAAWRRLRTSDEKAAGWCWFMIALGASLGANVATAGLLDLNHVPAWLRILVAGWPAVAFLGGTLLAHSAAIPAEAPTADEDQEEPSAIEDQEDAPDPAPALTPPPIPEPTPTPPAVSVPAALVEHARKVATEHHTRTGTAIDTPTLRARLGVSLPIADAIAAQL, from the coding sequence ATGCGCGCCCTGCTGGCCCGCGTAGACGCGGTGCTCGTCCAGGCGGTCATCGCCGCCGCTCTGTCCTTCGCCCACCTGCACGACATCGCCTCGGCGGCCGGGCAGGACGGGTGGAAGGCATGGGCGTACCCCATCTCCGTTGACCTGCTGCTGGTGGCCGCCTGGCGGCGGCTGCGAACCAGCGACGAGAAAGCGGCCGGGTGGTGCTGGTTCATGATCGCACTGGGCGCCTCGCTGGGCGCCAACGTCGCCACCGCCGGACTGCTCGACCTGAACCACGTACCGGCCTGGCTACGCATCCTCGTCGCGGGATGGCCTGCGGTCGCCTTCCTCGGCGGCACGCTCCTCGCTCACTCCGCAGCGATTCCGGCAGAGGCACCCACCGCCGACGAGGACCAGGAGGAGCCCTCGGCCATCGAGGACCAGGAGGACGCGCCCGACCCGGCACCGGCACTCACGCCGCCACCGATCCCCGAACCGACCCCCACGCCCCCTGCGGTCTCCGTCCCGGCCGCCCTGGTCGAACACGCCCGCAAGGTCGCCACCGAGCACCACACCCGCACCGGCACCGCCATCGACACCCCGACCCTGCGCGCCCGCCTCGGCGTCTCCCTGCCGATCGCCGACGCCATCGCTGCCCAGCTCTGA
- a CDS encoding mobile element transfer protein — translation MSANRRFRSVTRIGPVQVGTSYDGRGREKHTAACTAPRCGFSADYDSRAAAELAARTHRCPVR, via the coding sequence ATGAGCGCCAACCGCCGCTTCCGCTCGGTCACCCGCATCGGTCCCGTCCAGGTCGGCACGTCCTACGACGGTCGCGGCCGGGAGAAGCACACCGCCGCCTGCACGGCCCCGCGTTGCGGCTTCTCCGCCGACTACGACAGCCGCGCCGCCGCCGAGCTGGCCGCACGTACCCACCGCTGCCCCGTCCGCTGA
- a CDS encoding SpdD protein: MFLPKYPDSPTPPTHITPTATAPAPARRSVPQVSVSTGAVAALLVGGVVLTALLAAVAVSAVSVAVAAVVLRSLLRDHHRR; this comes from the coding sequence GTGTTCCTGCCCAAGTACCCCGACAGTCCGACACCGCCCACCCACATCACGCCCACCGCCACCGCCCCGGCCCCCGCACGACGGTCCGTCCCTCAGGTCTCCGTCAGCACCGGAGCGGTCGCCGCCCTCCTCGTCGGCGGGGTGGTGCTGACCGCGCTCCTGGCCGCCGTCGCCGTCTCGGCCGTGTCCGTGGCGGTCGCCGCCGTCGTCCTGCGCTCGCTGCTCCGCGATCACCACCGCCGCTGA
- a CDS encoding replication initiator, producing MPALLRQLSSLGGCTHPIRLDGHRTEHALNTHTGEIGNVLHHLDSSTLPAGHLLVRCNNRRTTRCAACSEVYRRDTFQLITSGLRGGKGVPERVAAHPRVFATFTAPGFGPVHNRPTGPTGSVRRCRCGAFHDQEDTALGTALDPDTYDYEAAVLWNAHAGALWRRFSIYLRREVAKRAGLTQRAFRQYARVSFAKVAEYQKRGAVHFHAVIRLDGPTGSDTPPPAWATAELLADAIQAAATAARVDGPVIDGREHVFTFGRQLDVRTIRSADFDGGQELTERAVAAYIAKYATKGAETATGALDRPLKFLAELVQLDINDHARRLVRTAWTLGARKELEDLRLRAWAHMLGFRGHFSTKSRRYSTTLGALRDARAEWRRAQAAAETETAPDTTLVLAHWVYAGTGLTNAETWLAESLARDTTRELHTALGTEGEW from the coding sequence ATGCCTGCACTCCTGCGCCAGCTCTCCAGCCTCGGCGGCTGCACCCACCCGATCCGCCTCGACGGCCACCGCACTGAACACGCCTTGAACACCCACACCGGCGAGATCGGCAACGTCCTCCACCACCTCGACTCCTCCACCCTCCCGGCCGGTCACCTCCTGGTCCGCTGCAACAACCGCCGTACCACCCGCTGCGCGGCCTGCTCCGAGGTCTACCGGCGCGACACCTTCCAACTGATCACTTCCGGCCTGCGCGGTGGGAAAGGCGTCCCGGAACGCGTCGCCGCTCACCCGCGTGTCTTCGCCACCTTCACCGCTCCCGGCTTCGGCCCGGTCCACAACCGCCCTACCGGGCCCACTGGTTCGGTCCGCCGCTGCCGCTGCGGCGCCTTCCACGACCAGGAGGACACCGCCCTCGGCACCGCACTCGACCCCGACACCTACGACTACGAAGCCGCCGTCCTCTGGAACGCGCACGCCGGTGCCCTCTGGCGGCGCTTCTCCATCTACCTTCGACGGGAGGTCGCCAAGCGCGCCGGCCTCACTCAGCGCGCGTTCCGGCAGTACGCCCGGGTGTCCTTCGCCAAGGTCGCCGAGTACCAGAAGCGCGGCGCCGTCCACTTCCACGCGGTCATCCGCCTCGACGGCCCGACCGGCAGCGACACCCCGCCGCCCGCCTGGGCCACCGCCGAATTACTCGCCGACGCCATCCAGGCCGCCGCCACCGCCGCCCGCGTGGACGGCCCCGTGATCGACGGCCGGGAACACGTCTTCACCTTCGGCCGCCAGCTCGACGTACGAACCATCCGCTCGGCCGACTTCGACGGCGGCCAGGAGCTGACCGAACGGGCCGTGGCCGCGTACATCGCCAAGTACGCCACCAAGGGCGCCGAGACCGCGACCGGAGCCCTCGACCGCCCGCTGAAGTTCCTCGCCGAACTAGTCCAGCTCGACATCAACGACCACGCTCGCCGCCTGGTCCGAACCGCCTGGACCCTCGGCGCCCGCAAGGAACTGGAAGACCTCCGGCTCCGCGCCTGGGCCCACATGCTCGGCTTCCGCGGCCACTTCTCCACCAAGTCCCGCCGCTACTCCACCACCCTCGGCGCCCTCCGCGACGCCCGCGCCGAATGGCGCCGCGCCCAGGCCGCAGCAGAGACCGAGACAGCTCCGGACACCACCCTCGTCCTCGCCCACTGGGTCTACGCCGGAACCGGCCTTACCAACGCCGAAACCTGGCTCGCCGAAAGCCTCGCCCGCGACACCACCCGCGAACTACACACCGCACTCGGCACCGAAGGGGAGTGGTGA